From Bacteroidales bacterium, one genomic window encodes:
- a CDS encoding YggS family pyridoxal phosphate-dependent enzyme: MGIIYENATLILEKLPSHVRMIAVSKTKTIDEIKEAYEAGIRDFGENYVQELMQKQPYLPSDITWHFIGHLQRNKVKYIAPFIGYIHSVDSLALLQEIEKQAAKINRSLSCLLQISIALDGSKFGFSTDETFPFLQKEQYKQFSHIVFAGVMGMGSLTDDKSLTRQEYKNLKNVFDRLKNQIFYDYPEFKEISMGMSHDYDIAIEEGATMVRIGTAIFGERMKK, from the coding sequence ATGGGTATCATCTACGAGAATGCTACTTTAATTCTAGAAAAACTACCATCGCATGTAAGAATGATAGCTGTGAGTAAAACCAAAACAATTGATGAGATCAAAGAAGCTTACGAAGCTGGCATTAGGGATTTTGGAGAGAATTATGTCCAGGAACTTATGCAAAAACAACCATATCTACCTTCTGATATTACATGGCATTTCATCGGGCATCTTCAAAGAAACAAGGTCAAATACATTGCACCCTTCATCGGCTATATCCATAGTGTCGATTCCTTAGCTCTTTTGCAGGAAATCGAAAAACAAGCAGCTAAAATTAATCGTTCGTTATCGTGTCTTTTGCAAATTTCCATTGCGTTGGATGGCTCAAAGTTTGGATTTTCAACAGATGAGACTTTTCCTTTTCTTCAAAAAGAACAATATAAGCAATTTTCGCATATTGTATTTGCAGGTGTGATGGGGATGGGGAGCTTAACAGACGATAAATCCCTAACTCGTCAAGAATACAAAAATTTGAAGAACGTTTTTGATCGTTTAAAAAATCAAATTTTTTACGATTATCCTGAATTTAAGGAAATCAGCATGGGAATGAGTCATGATTATGATATTGCCATAGAGGAAGGGGCAACAATGGTAAGAATTGGCACAGCAATTTTTGGTGAGCGAATGAAAAAATAA